Proteins encoded by one window of Dermochelys coriacea isolate rDerCor1 chromosome 13, rDerCor1.pri.v4, whole genome shotgun sequence:
- the LOC119841639 gene encoding olfactory receptor 10A7-like → MKYAEDLRRGNLTMVTEFILLGLYNHRELEVPLFSIYLLIYTITLTGKILTILITMDTALHTPMYFFLQVLSFLEICYTSVTVPKMLVNFLSEDRSISYMGCVAQIYFLGISECFLLADMAYDHYVAICNPLRYRLIMKRVCLSLTVLSWFSGNVVSLVQTAWVFNLPFCGYNQINYFFCDIPPLIKLSCTDTSSYEMQLFTATVLVNFTLFFLILVSYTFIISTILKMVLTDGRHKAFSTCSSLLIVVTLYYGSSGLIYLRPKSINSLDSNKVLALMYTTITPYLNPIVFSLSNNEVKGAVQRLLWDGLKRKIFSQRK, encoded by the exons ATGAAATATGCAGAGGACTTAAGAAGGGGGAACCTCACCATGGTGACTGAATTCATTCTACTAGGATTGTACAACCACCGTGAGCTGGAGGTGCCTCTGTTTTCCATCTATCTGTTAATTTATACCATTACCCTGACGGGGAAAATCCTCACCATCCTCATTACCATGGACACAGCTCTTCACACCCCCATGTATTTCTTTCTCCAGGTCTTATCCTTCCTGGAGATCTGCTACACCTCAGTCACTGTCCCCAAGATGCTGGTGAACTTCCTCTCAGAGGACAGGAGCATTTCCTACATGGGCTGTGTTGCCCAAATTTACTTCCTTGGAATCTCTGAGTGCTTTCTTCTGGCCGACATGGCATATGACCACTATGTGGCCATATGCAACCCATTGAGGTACAGGCTCATCATGAAGAGGGTCTGCCTTTCCTTGACAGTTCTCTCATGGTTCAGTGGTAATGTGGTATCCCTAGTGCAGACAGCCTGGGTTTTCAACTTGCCATTTTGTGGGTACAATCAGATTAACTATTTCTTCTGTGACATTCCCCCATTGATTAAGCTTTCTTGCACTGACACCTCTTCATATGAAATGCAGTTGTTTACAGCTACTGTACTGGTCAACTTCACTCTATTTTTTCTCATCCTTGTGTCCTACACCTTTATTATCTCCACCATCTTAAAGATGGTTTTGACTGATGGAAGACACAAAGCTTTCTCCACCTGCTCCTCACTCCTCATTGTGGTGACATTGTACTATGGGAGCAGTGGCCTGATTTATTTAAGACCCAAGTCCATTAATTCACTGGACAGCAACAAAGTTCTGGCTCTGATGTATACAACCATCACCCCCTACTTGAACCCTATAGTCTTCAGCCTGAGT AACAATGAGGTGAAAGGGGCTGTGCAGAGATTGTTATGGGATgggctgaaaagaaaaatattttctcaaagaaaataA